The following is a genomic window from Verrucosispora sp. WMMD573.
TCCAGGTAGCAGGCCCAGGTCCGGGTGGCAGGCGAGGTCATCGCGCCGTGCGCATATGCCGGTTGGGGCGCCACCACCACCGCGGTCGCCGCCGCGGTGAGGACGGCCAGCGCGCCGGCCATCCGCAGTATCCTACGTTTCGCGGGTTGTGCCCCTGCTTCGCTGGTGAGCGGGCCGGTCATGACGCCGAGCAGGTCAGGTCGGCAGGTACGGTGCCCGCTCCGGTGCCGGTGAAACCGAATGTGGTGGTGGCGCCAGCAGCCAACTGACCGTTGTATGGTTCGTTACTGACGGTGTTTCTGCTGTCGGCGACGATCCACTTCCCGTTCCAGACCGACGAGATGCTGGTGCCGCTCGGGTTGGTCCAGGTGACCCTCCAGCTATTGGTCGGGCTGGCACCGGAGTTCTTCACCGCGATCTGGCCCTGGAATCCACCCTGCCAGGCGTTGCTCACCGTGTACGTGGCAGCGCACCCGCCTCCACCGACACCAGGCAGGGTGGTTACGGTGCGGGCCGGCGAGAGTGCCGAGACGTTGCCAGCGGCATCCCGGGCGCGCACGGTGAACGTATAGCTGGTCTCGGCGGTGAGGTTGACCGCCCGGTACGAGGTGCCAGAGACGGTGGCGACCACCGCCGCCGGGCCAGTGCCGGTGGCGCGCAGCACCTCGTAGGAGGTCACACCAACGTTGTCGGTGGACGCGGCCCAGCTCACGGTGGCCGCCGTGGCCGTCAGGTCACTTACGGCGGGACGGCCCGGTGCCGTCGGCGCGACGTCATCGTCCTGGCTGCCGTCGGCGTAACGCTCGGTCAGGCTGATGCCGGTGGTCGAGGCGTTGCCGCCCAGGCGTACCTGGTGGTCGAGGCTGACAAACCTGCCGTTGTGCTGCCAGAGCACCGGCTTCAGGATCTGGTTGTACTTGGCCTCGTCCCAGGTCTTCCAGTCGTTGAGCAGGAGGCCGCCAGTGTCGCCGGAGTTCGGGTTCAGGCACCAGAAGGTGTGGTGTATGCCGTATTCGCCCATCAGGTCCCGCAGTGCCTTGAGCCACTTGTCCTGCCGCGCGTCCTGGCCGAGGCGGCCGCCCCACTCACCGACCAGCAGCGGTGCCGTGTTGTCCTCGTGGATGTAGAGCCAATTTGGCCGCCACACATCGTTGGTCAACGAGGTCTTGTCGAACTCGCCCTGGAACCACGGCTGCTCATACACCAGCGGCCCGTAGTCGTGCGGGGAGTAGACGAGCTGGTCCTGGTTCGCGCCCAGGTTGATCGGGTGATCCTTGGCGCCGCGCAGGTTTCCACCCCACCAGTTGTAGTAGTAGTTGGGGCTGAGGTCCGGGTCAGTGTTCGGCGAGTTCCACGTCTCGCCTGGACGTGGGTAGACCTCGATGCCTTCGCACAGGATCAGCAGGTGCGGGTTGATCGCCAGGATCCGCCTTCCGGCCGTCTCGCAGGCGTGCTTGAAGTTGTCCTGGTCCGTACTGGAGTCCCATTTGGCGCGCGGCGGGTTGTTCGGGGCGCCGTGCGGCTCGTTCTTGATGTCCATCGCGACGATCGTGTCGTTGGTCCGGTACCGAGCGGTGACCCACTCCCAGCCCTGGTAGAACAACTCCGGCGTGATCGTGCCCTTCCACCATACCGGGTAGATGTGACCGGAGTTGTCGGCCTCGGCGCTGTGCACGTCGAGCATGACCTTCAGGCCGTACTTCTCGCACAGGTCCAACCAGTAGTCAAAGATCTGCAGGTTGTTCATCCCGGCCAGTTCCGGGTTTGCCGCGAGGTTGACATTCGGCATCACCGTCTGCCCAGCCTTCCACTCCAGCAGCAGCTGAGTGGAGACCGGCACCCGGACAATGTTCATACCGCGCTCCGCCATCTGGCGGGTGATCGTCTCGATGTTACCGCCCCACAGACCGTGGAAGACCCGCTCCGTGGCGTTGAAGCCAAACCAGTTCACACCGGTCAGCCAAACCTGATTGCCGGCAGAGTCAACGATCTTGTTGCCTTCGGTGTGCAGCCAATCGGCGGTCGGAGCTGCGGCGGCGGCCGCCAATGGAGACGACGTGTGATAAGAGGCGGCCGTGGCTGCCGTGGTGGTCGCGGCAGCCGACAGACCGACGGCCACAGACACCGCCAGCGCAACGCCGCGCACTGTTTGTTTCAGAGACATGCCCTGCCCTCCAGTGGTGGTGGTTGGATGGGAGCGCTTCCAAGGCGGAAGCATAGGCTGGTTTCTGTCGCCCGCCAGACACACCATCGACTTACTGAATTCCCGCTGATCTCGGCGTCGGCGATTTATGGACGTCCCACCTGCGGTAATGCCCTTCATGAGCCCCCTGAGCCACCCCTACGGCCGTCGAGCCAGTCCCTGAAACGCTTTTCAGGATTCACCGGGGTTGTCCATCGATGGCCTCCTATTCCGCCGAGCCGACACCTAGCCTGTGTCGAAGTCGGTGCCAGGGCTTGAGCTGTTGGTTGAGGATCTTCGCGTGTCGGTGTTCGAGATGTAGCGAGGTCCAGGACACCAACCGGCGCAAGCTGGGGTCCAAGGGCGGCCGACTACCAGCCTTCGATCCCGAGCGGTACAAGCAGCGTCACGCCGTGGAATAAGGCATCAACCGGCTCAAGCGCAACCGCGCCGTGGCCACCCGATTCGACAAGCTCGCCGTCCGCTACGAAGCCACCGTGCACGTCGCCGCGATCAGCGAGTGGCTGTGACCGACTTCGACACAGGCTCTAGTAGTGCTTTGTTAGGTTCTGTGGCGTTTGTTGCGGTGTAGCGGTTTCACGGGTTGGTGGCAGGTGATGCAGGCGCCGGTCCAGGTCGCGAGGAGTCGTTGCAGCTCGCGGATGACTGTGTAGAGGGTCAGGCCGGCGCATCCGCTTTTGGGTCCAGACGCAGTTCGGTGATGAACAGGTGCGCGGCGGTGACCAGGGTGACGTGGCGGTGCCAGCCGGTCCAGGAGCGGCCTTCGAAGTGGTCCAGGCCGAGGGCGGTCTTCAGTTCGCGGTAGTCGTGTTCGATGCGCCAGCGGATTTTGCCGTAGCGGACAAGATCGGTGTGGCTGGTGGTGGCGGGCAGGCTGGACAGCCAGTACTTGACCGGCTCGGTCTCGTCGTCCGGCCACTGGGCGATCAGCCACCGCTCGGGCAGGAGACCGTCCGGGTCACGGGCGACGCGATGCCCGGCCGGCCGGACCCGTAGGAAGACGAACTGGGAACTCATCGTGCCCTTCGAGCCTTCCCGCCAGGTGATCGTCTCCGCAGCCTGACGGCTGGCGGCGCGAATGTGCTCGACCAGGCTGACCGCCGTCTTGGGGTAGCGCGGGTCGGTGCGGATGGGTGGGCGACCCCGCCCGGACCACACCCGCGGCACCGGTTGCACCTCTGGCTTGTGGGCGAGGGCGTCGCCTTTGACCTGCATGACGTAGCCGATTCCCCGCTGGTCCAGGGCGCTGCGGAACTGGCTGTTGTCTCCGTAGCCAGCGTCCGCTGCCAGCAGTGGCGGGCGCAGGCCGTGCTCGGCCAGTTCGTCGAGCATCCCCACCACCAGCGCCCACTTCGGGCGATGGCGCTCGTCCTCGGGTATCCCGCAACGGGTCCGGCGAGTAGCCACCGCGGGCCGGTCAGCCTCGTCAACGGCTTGGTCGTCCCACGAGGTCGGCACGAACAGCCGCCAGTCCAGAGGACACGAGGCGGTGTCGGTGACGGCGTGGACACTCACCCCGATCTGGCAGTTCGCCACCTTGCCCAACGTGCCGGAGTACTGCCTGGCCACACCCGGCGAACTCTTGCCGTCCTTCGGGAAGCCGGTGTCGTCGACCACCCACGCCACCGGCTCGACCACATCGACCGCCCGCGCGGCCAGCCGCATCCGCACCGCCGTGGTGTCCCAGGTCGACGCCGTCACGAACTGCTGCAACCCCTGATGATCCACCCCAAGCCGATCCGCCATCGGCTGCATCGACTTACGCCGCCCGTCCAACAGCAGCCCCCGCAGATACGTGCCACCCTTTGCCCGCTGATCCGACCGCACCAACGGGGTGAACACATCTGCGGCGAACGCCTCAAGCCGTTGCCGCACAACGGAAAGCTCGTCAGGGGTCACCGCAACATCGAACTACTCCGAACCGCCGCCGACGACCAGCGACACGCCGACCTAACAAAGCACTACTAGTCCGGTCGCAACGGCCGGCGGCGGAACCCGCGCAGCGGAAGCGCCTGAAACGCGTTTCACGTTGCGGCTTACAGGAAAGGGCTTCCCTCTGTTTTGGCGGTGATCGCGCCAACAGCCTCACCCGACAATAGGACAGTGTCCGAGCGGGGGTGATCCGGGTGCAACGCCACAAAAGAGCAGATTTCGCGACCGCATCGCTCGCCGTACCGGCAGTCACGGCGCGAGATCCGCAGCATCATCGTCCTTGCCAGGCAGCCGTGATCGTGCCAGGCTTCCGTCCAGTCGCCGTGTCGGGTCTGGCCAGGCTCCCTCGGTGGCAGACTCCCCGCGATGAGAACCGCAGCCCGTGACATCCGTCGGACTCGTCGCGCTGCGGACGTGACCGCCGATCGTCGATGCGGCGGTCACCCGCTCGGTACCTGACTTGGAGCCGAAGCATCATGCGCGCGCATCCGACCGTTCAACAGATCGCCGCTGCGGCCGACGTGTCGCCGGCTACCGTGTCCCGGGTGCTCACCGGCTCGGTCCGGGTTACAACCGGCGTACGGCAGCGTGTCTACGCGGCGATGACACAGCTGGGTTACGTAGGTCGCGATGTCCGCAAGCCGGAATCGCGCAAACCTCCGGCCGTGGGTCTGGTGGTGGGCCAGCCGACGGCCCGCGTGTTCGCCGACCCGTTCTTCGCGCGGTTGGCCGCGGGCGCTGAAGCCGAACTGGCGGTACACGGCTCGCCGATGCCTATTCTCACCGTGACGCGCGACAACCTACCGGCAATCGAGCGCTATCTGCTCACCGGCGGAGCTGACGGGGTTCTCCTGCTCGGCGAGTACGGCCGAAGGCAGGTGGCGCGCGCAATGGCCGTCTCCGGTGTGCCGGCCCGCGCCATCGGTCGACCGACCGATGGCGTCGACCTTCCCTACGTGGACGTGGACAACCGAGGTGGCGCACGCATGGCAGTGCAGCACCTGCTGCGTTCAGGCCGTCGTCACATCGCCTCGATCGCGGGGCCACGCGACATGCCTGCCGCCGTGGATCGCCTCGCGGGGTACCACGAGGCGATGGCGGAGGCCGGCATCGAACCGACCGCCATCGCATATGGCGACTTCACTCAGGCCTCAGGTATGCACGCCATGCAGTGGCTGACACGTCGGTTACCGAGAGTCGACGCGGTTTTTGTCGCGTCGGATGCGATGGCAGTCGGAGCACTACACGCACTCCGACGAGCCGGTCGCACCGTGCCCGACGACGTGGCAGTGATTGGCTTCGACGACGCTCCCATAGCCACGCTGATCCAGCCGGCTCTGACCACCGTTCGCCAACCGGTCGAGCAGCTGGGCAGGATCGCCTGCCGCCTGCTGCTGGCCGATGTAACCAAGGAAAAGCCCGCCAGTGGCACCGTCATCCTTCCCACCGAACTCATCCATCGCCGGTCCGCCTGATCGACGCAGACCCGCTTGCTGGCCGACCTACGGCGAAACGCTCGGTGACCGCTACCGGCTGTTGGAACCGATCGGCGCCGGCGGCATGTCAGTGATCTGGCGTGCGGTCGACCTGGAACTTGGCCGACATGTCGCAATCAAGATTCCGGAACCGGAGCAAGGAGTACCTGTCGATCTGGACGCACTCGTCCGCAACGAGGCACGGACGGTAGCCGCGCTTTCGCATCCCGACGTGGTCGTCGTACATGACGTAGGCCAAGCGAGCAGGCCCGACGGCACAACGGTGACCTATCTCGTCCTGCAGATGCTGGCCGGTGAGTCCCTGCTCGACGTCCTGACCACCGGCCCGCTCGGCTGGCACCGGGCGGCCGGGATAGGCGCCCGGCTGGCCAGGGTGCTGGCCGCCGTCCACACGCATGGCGTGGTCCATCGCGACGTCACGCCGGACAACGTGATGGTGGACGGCAACAACGTCAAACTGCTCGACTTCGGAATCGCTGCTCGGGTCGGGGACCGCCCGACGCGAAGCTGGACACTCGGTACACCTCCGTACCTCGCACCCGAGCGTCTCGCCGACGCTCCCGCTGATCCGGCGGCTGACATCTACTCCCTGGGCGCCTTGCTCGTCGAAATGCTCACCGGGCAGCCACCCGACGGCTCTGTCAGCCTGTCTGCCGACATCCCCGAGGAGTTGACGCAGCTGTGCCGGCGGTGTCTGGACCCCGAGCCGATCCGGCGGCCCTCCGCCGCTGAGACGGCCGCCGACCTGCAAGCCTTGACAGGTCCGGTGCCATCCACGTCCCCGGCATCGGAAAGGATCCGCCGGGACACCACCCCCATCGACACAGCGGCAACAGCGGTTCCGGGACCAGTCGGCGACGAGCAGAGAAGGAGCGGGCTCTCGATCGCCGTAGCGGCGATGCTGGCCGCGACAGCCGTGGCGGTGACCACGGTCGTTGTCCTGCTCGCCGCGTCTCCGTCCCCGCAGCATCCGGCACCCTCGACCCCACCGGAGGTCGCCAGGCCGTCGGTGTCCCCGTCACCAGCTTCCCCGCCCCCTACGAGTGAGCCCGCGAGGCGGAGGATCGAGCCGCATCAGGGGACACGGACGGGTCGAACGACTTTACCGCCGACGACCATCGCAGGGACTACGCCGAAGGTCACCACACCCGCCGCCTCTTCAGTCCTCTCCGTCACCCGAGCGGCCGACGAGCTACGTGATCTGCTACGCCGCGATGTCCTCGAGGGCGCCGTCACTGCACACGCGGCGCAAAAGATCGGTGCACAGGTGGACAACGTGGTGAACAACCAGGGCGCTCTGCCGGAAAACCAGGCACAGCTGGTCGCCGACCTCCGCCGCAGCGTCGCCGACGAGATCCGGAACGGCGGCGTCTCGACAGGAGCGGCCACCACGCTGGACGCTGCCGTCGAGCGTGTCGCCGAGGCTGTGAACGTCAGCGCCACGGCATCCGGCTGACGTTGTCGAGCGCCCGTCGCGGGATGTCCGCAAGGGCGGTCGAACAGCGGCCGAGGTGCAACGCCGCCCTGTTCCAGCCCGCTGACCCGCGCGAAGCGCAGGATCAAAGGGGCCCCCGGTTCGACCGGTGACCGGTCGGACCGGGGGCCTGGCAACTCACCACAACCACGCCTGTGACGAGTCGAGATGGGTTGGTTTCCCTCTGCTCAGGACAGTGGCGGGTAGGCGTTGCGCATCAGTTCCGCGAACTGCGCCGGGAACCAGGCACCCGAGATCGGGGCGTCCGGCAGGGCGCCGCTACGGTTGTAGCCGTTGCGGGCGTTCCCACCGTAGGTCGGGTCGCACATCCGGTCAAAGCCCTTGCCCTCGTTGTTCGGGATCTCCTTGCTGGAGCCGTCCGACTCGCCCGGGGGCTTGACCCAGACGTAGGCGTCGATGCCCGGCTCCGGCGCAGCCTTGGGCCGCTCGCCCAAACCCGCGCCCGCCTGGTTGCACCAGTTGCCGGCGTGGATCCGCCGGTCGACGCGGCTACCGTCGACGTAGGCGTTCACGTCGGTGATCGGGCCGGGCCCGGTCGGCCGGGCAGTGCCGCCCCAACCGTTGCGGGAGGTGTCGATCAGCATGCCGATGCCGTTGGGGAACCCCTTGGAGACCAGTTCGTTCCGGAACGCCTGGGCGAACGACAGTTCGTCGACGTAGTAGTTCCAGTCGACCCACTTTGCCTGCCGGACCGTCTGACCGTTCACCGTGTCGGTGACCTTGAAGTACGGCTCCTTCAGCGCCGAGTAGTTCGCGGTGTTGACGATGAAGCCGTGCACGTGGTTGACCGTGCTGCCGGACGCGGTGGCCGCGTCCTTGATGATGCCGGCCACCGGACTGAAGTTGGTATCCCAGCCGATCCAGCCGTGGTGCGCCGCGTCGACGTAGTTGTAGACGTTGCCGATCGCGCCCAGCTTGGCCAGGGCATAGCCGACGCCGTTGACGTATGCGCCGTTGGCCTTAACCGTGTCGCACATGGGGGTGGCGCCGGGGCTACCACCGGTGTTGGTGTGCAGGTTCGGCAGCGAGTCGATCTCGATGATGTTGATGATCCGCAGGTTCTTGTACTTCGCGTCGCCCTGGATGGCGGCGATCGGGTCGATGTACTCGGCCTTGTAGCGGGGCAGCTCGTCCGCCTTCAGCTCGCCGTTGGAGGCCAACGCAGCGCAGTCCCGGCCGGGCAGGTTGTAGATCACGAACTGGATGTAGTCAGCACCC
Proteins encoded in this region:
- a CDS encoding cellulase family glycosylhydrolase; the encoded protein is MSLKQTVRGVALAVSVAVGLSAAATTTAATAASYHTSSPLAAAAAAPTADWLHTEGNKIVDSAGNQVWLTGVNWFGFNATERVFHGLWGGNIETITRQMAERGMNIVRVPVSTQLLLEWKAGQTVMPNVNLAANPELAGMNNLQIFDYWLDLCEKYGLKVMLDVHSAEADNSGHIYPVWWKGTITPELFYQGWEWVTARYRTNDTIVAMDIKNEPHGAPNNPPRAKWDSSTDQDNFKHACETAGRRILAINPHLLILCEGIEVYPRPGETWNSPNTDPDLSPNYYYNWWGGNLRGAKDHPINLGANQDQLVYSPHDYGPLVYEQPWFQGEFDKTSLTNDVWRPNWLYIHEDNTAPLLVGEWGGRLGQDARQDKWLKALRDLMGEYGIHHTFWCLNPNSGDTGGLLLNDWKTWDEAKYNQILKPVLWQHNGRFVSLDHQVRLGGNASTTGISLTERYADGSQDDDVAPTAPGRPAVSDLTATAATVSWAASTDNVGVTSYEVLRATGTGPAAVVATVSGTSYRAVNLTAETSYTFTVRARDAAGNVSALSPARTVTTLPGVGGGGCAATYTVSNAWQGGFQGQIAVKNSGASPTNSWRVTWTNPSGTSISSVWNGKWIVADSRNTVSNEPYNGQLAAGATTTFGFTGTGAGTVPADLTCSAS
- a CDS encoding IS701 family transposase: MTPDELSVVRQRLEAFAADVFTPLVRSDQRAKGGTYLRGLLLDGRRKSMQPMADRLGVDHQGLQQFVTASTWDTTAVRMRLAARAVDVVEPVAWVVDDTGFPKDGKSSPGVARQYSGTLGKVANCQIGVSVHAVTDTASCPLDWRLFVPTSWDDQAVDEADRPAVATRRTRCGIPEDERHRPKWALVVGMLDELAEHGLRPPLLAADAGYGDNSQFRSALDQRGIGYVMQVKGDALAHKPEVQPVPRVWSGRGRPPIRTDPRYPKTAVSLVEHIRAASRQAAETITWREGSKGTMSSQFVFLRVRPAGHRVARDPDGLLPERWLIAQWPDDETEPVKYWLSSLPATTSHTDLVRYGKIRWRIEHDYRELKTALGLDHFEGRSWTGWHRHVTLVTAAHLFITELRLDPKADAPA
- a CDS encoding LacI family DNA-binding transcriptional regulator — protein: MRAHPTVQQIAAAADVSPATVSRVLTGSVRVTTGVRQRVYAAMTQLGYVGRDVRKPESRKPPAVGLVVGQPTARVFADPFFARLAAGAEAELAVHGSPMPILTVTRDNLPAIERYLLTGGADGVLLLGEYGRRQVARAMAVSGVPARAIGRPTDGVDLPYVDVDNRGGARMAVQHLLRSGRRHIASIAGPRDMPAAVDRLAGYHEAMAEAGIEPTAIAYGDFTQASGMHAMQWLTRRLPRVDAVFVASDAMAVGALHALRRAGRTVPDDVAVIGFDDAPIATLIQPALTTVRQPVEQLGRIACRLLLADVTKEKPASGTVILPTELIHRRSA
- a CDS encoding serine/threonine-protein kinase; protein product: MAPSSFPPNSSIAGPPDRRRPACWPTYGETLGDRYRLLEPIGAGGMSVIWRAVDLELGRHVAIKIPEPEQGVPVDLDALVRNEARTVAALSHPDVVVVHDVGQASRPDGTTVTYLVLQMLAGESLLDVLTTGPLGWHRAAGIGARLARVLAAVHTHGVVHRDVTPDNVMVDGNNVKLLDFGIAARVGDRPTRSWTLGTPPYLAPERLADAPADPAADIYSLGALLVEMLTGQPPDGSVSLSADIPEELTQLCRRCLDPEPIRRPSAAETAADLQALTGPVPSTSPASERIRRDTTPIDTAATAVPGPVGDEQRRSGLSIAVAAMLAATAVAVTTVVVLLAASPSPQHPAPSTPPEVARPSVSPSPASPPPTSEPARRRIEPHQGTRTGRTTLPPTTIAGTTPKVTTPAASSVLSVTRAADELRDLLRRDVLEGAVTAHAAQKIGAQVDNVVNNQGALPENQAQLVADLRRSVADEIRNGGVSTGAATTLDAAVERVAEAVNVSATASG
- a CDS encoding glycoside hydrolase family 6 protein, whose protein sequence is MNVWRKQAGPRRALAIAGAAALVTGGLVTLPVTSAHAATQCEVSYTTNDWPGGFTASVSIKNVGDALNGWTLGFTFPNSSQRVGQGWSARWTQSGQNVTAQNESYNGSVASGATVSIGFNGSWSGSNPKPTSFTLNGVTCNGGGGPTTPPPSTPPPSTPPSTTPPPTTSPPSGPRVDNPYLNAQGYVNPEWKAKAESVTGGNRVSNTPTAVWIDRIAAINGTPDSSSNGAMGVRDHLDEALDQGADYIQFVIYNLPGRDCAALASNGELKADELPRYKAEYIDPIAAIQGDAKYKNLRIINIIEIDSLPNLHTNTGGSPGATPMCDTVKANGAYVNGVGYALAKLGAIGNVYNYVDAAHHGWIGWDTNFSPVAGIIKDAATASGSTVNHVHGFIVNTANYSALKEPYFKVTDTVNGQTVRQAKWVDWNYYVDELSFAQAFRNELVSKGFPNGIGMLIDTSRNGWGGTARPTGPGPITDVNAYVDGSRVDRRIHAGNWCNQAGAGLGERPKAAPEPGIDAYVWVKPPGESDGSSKEIPNNEGKGFDRMCDPTYGGNARNGYNRSGALPDAPISGAWFPAQFAELMRNAYPPLS